In a single window of the Paenibacillus sp. MMS20-IR301 genome:
- a CDS encoding NAD(+) synthase — protein sequence MQNYGFARVAAASPELRVADCAFNAEQIIKVIHEADQQEVEYLVLPELCITGYTCADLFLQPKLQEAALEALLRITAATAEHKMIVIAGLPVSIKSRLFNCAAVLQQGRILGIVVKTCIPGYSEFYEPRWFAGAEELEVTELRIGGSAVPVGNDLIFACESNGNISFGVEICEDLWVPVPPSSLLAQAGATLLFNPSASNELVGKADYRRQLVTSQSASCVAGYVYASCNTGESTTDVVFGGHSLIAENGQLLAESERFTHESRMITADIDLPRVQYSRTVMGTFRAGKGGRNYRELLYTSPVRDNSRRELKRAISMNPFVPGNPLQRDERCREILSIQTSGLMKRIRHIGTKQAVIGISGGLDSTLALLVAVRAMELLGRPASDVLAVTMPGFGTTNRTYDNAVGLIKALGAQLLVVDIKASCLQHFEDIGHDKDVHDLTYENVQARERTQILMDLANKNGGIVIGTGDLSELALGWCTYNGDHMSMYSVNSGIPKTLIQYVVAWYADHEADETVNKFLYSIIETGISPELLPPSATGEIVQLTENILGPYIVHDFFLYYMLRTGASPGKMLYLARHAFGEAYPKEQLVSWLKVFITRFFTQQFKRSCLPDGPKVGTVSLSPRGDWRMPSDASAALWLREVEEL from the coding sequence CTGCAGCCGAAGCTGCAGGAGGCCGCGCTGGAGGCTCTGCTCCGGATTACGGCTGCCACAGCTGAGCATAAGATGATCGTCATTGCCGGGCTGCCGGTCTCTATCAAGAGCCGGCTGTTCAACTGCGCGGCAGTCCTCCAGCAGGGCCGGATTCTCGGCATTGTCGTGAAGACCTGCATTCCCGGTTATAGCGAATTCTACGAGCCGCGCTGGTTCGCCGGCGCCGAAGAGCTGGAAGTGACCGAGCTGCGGATCGGCGGCAGCGCCGTACCTGTCGGCAATGATCTGATTTTTGCCTGTGAGAGTAACGGAAATATATCCTTTGGCGTGGAGATCTGCGAGGATCTCTGGGTACCTGTTCCGCCAAGCAGTCTGCTGGCCCAAGCCGGAGCGACGCTGCTGTTCAACCCGTCCGCCAGCAACGAGCTGGTCGGCAAAGCCGACTACCGCCGCCAGCTGGTTACCAGCCAGTCCGCATCCTGCGTAGCCGGATATGTGTATGCCAGCTGTAATACCGGCGAGTCGACAACGGATGTTGTCTTCGGCGGGCACTCCCTGATCGCTGAGAACGGCCAGCTGCTGGCCGAGTCCGAACGTTTCACTCATGAGAGCCGGATGATCACGGCCGATATCGACCTGCCGCGGGTCCAGTATTCCCGCACGGTGATGGGCACCTTCCGCGCCGGCAAGGGCGGCCGCAACTACCGGGAGCTGCTCTACACTTCGCCGGTCCGCGATAACAGCCGGCGTGAGCTGAAGCGCGCTATCAGCATGAATCCGTTCGTGCCGGGCAATCCGCTGCAGCGTGATGAACGCTGCCGGGAGATCCTCTCGATTCAAACCTCCGGCCTGATGAAGCGCATCCGCCATATCGGCACCAAGCAGGCAGTGATTGGTATATCCGGCGGCCTGGATTCGACGCTTGCCCTCCTGGTCGCTGTGCGGGCGATGGAGCTGCTCGGCCGTCCGGCCAGCGATGTGCTGGCCGTCACCATGCCGGGCTTCGGCACGACGAACCGGACCTACGACAATGCCGTCGGCCTGATCAAGGCACTTGGCGCTCAGCTATTGGTCGTGGATATCAAGGCGAGCTGTCTCCAGCACTTCGAGGATATCGGCCACGACAAAGATGTGCATGATCTGACCTATGAGAATGTCCAAGCCCGCGAGCGTACACAGATTCTGATGGATCTGGCCAACAAGAACGGCGGCATCGTCATCGGCACCGGCGATTTGTCGGAGCTCGCGCTTGGCTGGTGTACCTATAACGGTGACCATATGTCGATGTACAGCGTGAACTCGGGCATTCCGAAGACGCTGATCCAATATGTCGTGGCCTGGTACGCGGACCACGAGGCCGATGAGACCGTCAATAAATTCCTCTACAGCATCATCGAGACCGGAATCAGCCCGGAGCTGCTGCCGCCTTCGGCGACCGGCGAGATTGTCCAGCTGACCGAGAATATTCTGGGACCTTACATTGTGCATGACTTCTTCCTGTATTACATGCTGCGTACGGGTGCTTCTCCCGGCAAAATGCTCTACCTCGCCCGGCATGCTTTCGGCGAGGCGTATCCGAAGGAGCAGCTTGTATCCTGGCTGAAGGTGTTCATCACCCGCTTCTTCACCCAGCAGTTCAAGCGCTCCTGCCTGCCGGACGGACCGAAGGTCGGGACGGTCAGCCTCTCGCCGCGCGGCGACTGGCGTATGCCGAGCGATGCTTCCGCCGCCCTATGGCTTCGTGAAGTAGAGGAGCTGTAA